One genomic segment of Mytilus galloprovincialis chromosome 5, xbMytGall1.hap1.1, whole genome shotgun sequence includes these proteins:
- the LOC143076587 gene encoding nucleoside diphosphate-linked moiety X motif 6-like: MASNDKNNLESEGFSVRKDMYNGYTLDTKYQKCENIKKEFEEKLQGAVTKWKSEGIKAVWVKARKNHSEVVPVCTELGFDFHHAQPGYVMLTKWLPDDIENRIPGFANQYLGVAGFVVNDKGQLLVIQEKYNLIKKHWKLPGGLADLGESVEETARREVLEETGVEAEFISVIAFRHQHQFRYGCSDWYFICLMRPITEEIKHCPHEIGDCKWVDIDEYLSDPDIVDTNRFIVQCYKDGQLKHGGLQIAPSEVLNYSKKSHHKIYCIQQGTSKE; the protein is encoded by the exons atggctagtaatgacaaaaacaatttGGAGTCGGAAGGATTTTCTGTTAGAAAAGACAT GTATAATGGCTATACACTTGATACAAAATaccaaaaatgtgaaaatataaagaaagaatttgaagaaaaattgcAAG GAGCTGTTACCAAATGGAAGAGTGAGGGAATAAAAGCAGTATGGGTAAAAGCTAGAAAGAATCATTCTGAGGTTGTGCCAGTCTGTACTGAG TTAGGTTTTGATTTCCACCATGCTCAGCCTGGTTATGTTATGCTGACTAAATGGTTACCAGATGACATTGAAAACAGAATTCCTGGATTTGCTAACCAATACCTGG gtgTAGCTGGATTTGTAGTAAATGACAAAGGACAGTTACTTGTAATACAAGaaaaatataaccttataaaGAAACATTGGAAACTGCCTGGAGGACTGGCTGATTTAG GAGAGAGTGTAGAAGAAACAGCCAGACGAGAGGTACTTGAAGAGACAGGTGTTGAAGCTGAGTTTATATCTGTGATAGCCTTTAGACACCAACATCAGTTTAGATACGGATGTTCTGATTGGTACTTCATATGTCTGATGAGACCAATCACAGAGGAAATAAAACATTGCCCACATGAGATTGGGGACTGCAAATGGGTGGAT ATAGATGAATATTTATCTGATCCAGACATTGTGGATACTAACAGATTTATTGTGCAATGTTATAAAGATGGCCAGCTTAAACATGGTGGATTACAAATAGCTCCTTCAGAGGTGCTCAATTATTCAAAAAAGagccatcataaaatatattgtatacaACAGGGAACTAGTAAA gAATAA